A stretch of the Zeugodacus cucurbitae isolate PBARC_wt_2022May chromosome 6, idZeuCucr1.2, whole genome shotgun sequence genome encodes the following:
- the LOC105215113 gene encoding uncharacterized protein LOC105215113, whose amino-acid sequence MFKLWLKLELLLAFGSVFANACTITIPTDLPDPQPVIVLGEELFHPLNEVTEVQENDEITLHCAGNGNRVVALSQQTATLKCQGGKFYSQEKKKAYALKDLQCTRIPTSELLVTQNACAEGAGVFYEVGFQVNDVFLSVFTICYDSENEHALYSRSIVNGAAQNFKINDSTRRSFRADGMRFTTTATNNFYTNKNQRTRFEALFGTDQTYINSNSFLARGHLAPDADFVFSYEQLATYYYANCAPEWQVVNAGNWVRVENAARKLASSFGSDLLTFTSTLDVLELPNPANKQLSEIYLDKTEIISAPKWYYKVVMHPNLPIDIVFVTLNNPFATVGKEVEFCNNICGKYGLDSSFYGDASRGYTFCCELNDFWSSIMNDETPYYELPEGWSYKN is encoded by the exons ATGTTTAAACTGTGGCTGAAACTTGAACTGTTATTGGCGTTCGGCAGTGTTTTCG CTAATGCATGTACGATTACAATACCAACCGATTTACCGGACCCACAGCCGGTTATCGTGTTAGGAGAAGAACTATTCCATCCACTTAATGAGGTAACCGAAGTGCAGGAGAATGACGAGATTACTTTGCATTGCGCCGGTAACGGCAATCGAGTGGTTGCTTTGAGCCAACAAACAGCCACACTAAAATGCCAAGGAGGTAAATTCTACAGTCAGGAGAAGAAAAAGGCATACGCGCTTAAAGATTTACAATGTACACGTATACCCACCTCTGAGCTGTTGGTAACACAGAACGCATGTGCCGAAGGCGCTGGTGTTTTCTACGAAGTCGGCTTTCAGGTGAACGATGTTTTCCTCAGCGTATTCACGATTTGTTACGATAGCGAAAACGAACATGCGCTTTATTCGCGTAGCATCGTTAATGGCGCAGCGCAGAATT TTAAAATCAACGATAGCACCCGTCGTTCCTTCCGTGCGGATGGCATGCGTTTCACCACCACTGCAACTAATAATTTCtacacgaacaaaaatcaaCGTACGCGTTTCGAAGCACTTTTCGGCACTGATCAAACTTATATAAATAGCAACAGCTTCTTGGCGCGTGGTCACCTGGCACCGGATGCGGATTTCGTCTTCAGTTACGAACAGTTAGCCACTTACTATTATGCTAATTGTGCTCCCGAGTGGCAGGTTGTGAACGCCGGCAATTGGGTACGCGTGGAGAATGCCGCGCGCAAACTCGCCTCTTCATTCGGCTCTGATTTATTGACCTTCACCAGCACTTTGGATGTGTTGGAGTTGCCAAATCCGGCGAATAAACAGTTGAGtgaaatttatttggataaAACAGAAATCATTTCTGCGCCAAAATGGTACTATAAAGTGGTGATGCATCCTAATTTGCCCATTGATATCGTCTTTGTCACGCTGAATAATCCATTCGCAACTGTCGGTAAAGAAGTGGAGTTTTGTAACAATATTTGTGGAAAGTATGGTTTGGATTCCAGCTTCTATGGGGATGCTAGTCGTGGTTACACATTTTGTTG
- the LOC105215115 gene encoding uncharacterized protein LOC105215115 gives MDADTALERTAPTDYRLVCRTCLASDAEFYKLDSPLFLEDDDSDQKPVSFMECLRYCTRLVDNDESENLEFPTYICTECSASLQVSYNFIKNALEAHEILRQKLSENSEQQQRKCKVQRKNGVIGENGCKSAGLEDGVDTEATKMRFRCKICNEKVETKKTLKEHIKLHLDIISYCCELCSFECKKRTLLFDHYKLAHNMQPTRDQLKPKTKQPVKKEHSDSEDPISQEMEKIHNTQINDEYMPNTQYAVTEQQEDLDMKLFLTPASSNASAAYVEAAAAATAIDVPTDTHEHRTSITKDLQQYGTDQFNITANELSVGNEFIVMADGTVEEVMGNGVVIEYINAADDGVTLENGLVLDNIMQVQPTGDADQAVTMDMDVDDIIIEEGVGNELSMSSLASISMEPETTVQTLQNIEDELPPPSIITTNTLLNAKRIKCKICTSNFLTQDQLKTHMLSHNEIPHFFCDQCTFYTFFKIDLTQHYKTKHKLQPTQKQLQPKNKVRPADKSGDFKHIYACDLCLFETRIKSHLRRHYLSQHQEEATEVQLRPTIDESAVLTVPEISQPESSKKSGKSLRPDYPKGLNCKKCSKTFYWREKLKDHYRQHGLEESNNIDATVGGGLDISGPGTSLLKHNTFQYHMPQHDSNSVNSMLNTNLSHNNYNSNVDASVLEAQAIVDAAVAEAQAASMQINLQMNQPAPDIIMDIPVATTISTTTVPMDATGNASDVHGMQQQAVNVMGGYACPQIPSDAIPQVVETDTTIDNSELDFVFNDALFEDFEEDENEDEENEEDDGADLQDLLLTSDDDFDDMLQEQQQQQQLDESGVAAGDASTNSSTYQPYCVHCNKKYLSQYQFENHMFVHRGLAPYRCEMCTNLYNTKRALIRHYRAVHKRIPTRDMIQAKGDKVVVDHTPIEHLNLIEQKAVTLMCAKCPYESVDLQVMQMHLNTIHGLADENYILQKLPFECPRCIRSYATRARLIRHLERSHSVATIIQQQRMPNNTMRNQLQQQQSYITIKDSGNATSKTTTTTTVAALTTPSIAVTTTSTTTNSSCGRGIETHSYQYNYNNSNSEGDVDANDYEVGVGVDGGDSIEDNNNNDDDDAHASKTSKATTTATTRAHKSKSTTTTTRATKKSTTRKTTNTTTITSAITSDNKSSTTEAVEQILAYDSMYHQLNASNELFDEYACGMCSQSWRTAAELHAHECIRAADNSNVAAVAVRTAGESVGLINSERSLYLFKCDICHCNYKSSELLKHHMKRHTARKFRCNHCPKTYINRSELKFHQLTHTGEKPHKCEMCPKQFRYPHHLKRHCDVVHLGKRARCPVESCGRTFTTQAQLKIHSWIHDGNEPYRCKYCRESFKKRESLRKHTRRIHKCDLTEEEIAEIYRQSVGHTNPHDFTVSLSNGRMLRRSDLELAAQRPDEYTNDLAAETAAATAAAEVAAVSIVQTEMDASNALSPLLASNTHDNMNLKFGMGVEEEDEHAAVSHVSQSSASLSTHEESIHTYILPGMEEHGQLPHFKLENSGTF, from the exons ATGGACGCTGATACCGCACTGGAAAGAACGGCGCCAACGGATTACAGGCTCGTTTGTAGAACGTGCCTTGCTTCGGATGCAGAATTTTACAAACTCGACTCACCTCTTTTCTTGGAAGATGATGATAGTGACCAAAAACCAGTGAGCTTTATGGAATGTTTGCGTTACTGTACACGTTTAGTTGATAACgatgaaagtgaaaatttagaatttccaacatatatatgtactgaaTGCAGTGCATCTCTGCAAGTGTCctacaatttcataaaaaatgcacTTGAAGCGCATGAAATTTTACGACAAAAATTGAGCGAAAATTCTGAACAGCAGCAGAGAAAATGCAAAGTACAGCGCAAGAATGGCGTTATTGGCGAAAATGGGTGCAAAAGCGCGGGGTTGGAAGATGGTGTG GATACGGAAGCGACGAAAATGCGTTTTCGGTGTAAAATATGCAACGAGAAAGTCGAAACAAAGAAAACATTAAAAGAACACATCAAATTGCATTTAG ATATAATTTCTTATTGCTGTGAACTGTGTAGTTTCGAATGCAAGAAACGTACTTTGCTATTTGATCATTATAAGTTGGCGCATAACATGCAACCAACGCGGGATCAGTTAAAACCGAAAACCAAGCAACCTGTAAAAAAAGAGCATAGCGATAGCGAAGATCCAATTTCGCAAGAAATGGAGAAAATACACAATACACAAATAAATGATGAGTATATGCCTAATACACAATACGCGGTAACGGAACAACAAGAAGACTTAGATATGAAGCTATTTCTAACACCTGCCAGTAGTAATGCATCAGCGGCATATGTGGAAGCGGCTGCAGCCGCAACTGCTATTGATGTACCCACTGACACGCACGAGCATAGAACCAGCATAACAAAGGATTTGCAGCAATACGGCACAGACCAATTCAATATAACCGCAAATGAATTGAGTGTGGGCAATGAATTTATCGTTATGGCGGATGGTACGGTGGAGGAAGTAATGGGCAACG GTGTTGTCATCGAGTACATAAATGCGGCGGATGATGGTGTAACATTGGAAAACGGTTTGGTATTGGATAACATTATGCAAGTACAACCAACAGGCGATGCCGATCAGGCAGTGACTATGGATATGGATGTTGATGATATTATAATTGAAGAAGGTGTCGGTAATGAGCTATCCATGTCCAGCTTGGCCTCTATTTCGATGGAACCAGAGACCACAGTGCAAA CGCTACAAAATATAGAAGATGAACTGCCGCCACCCTCAATCATTACTACAAATACATTACTAAACGCAAAGCGTATTAAGTGTAAAATCTGCACAAGTAACTTTCTGACACAAGACCAATTAAAAACTCACATGCTATCGCATAATG AAATACCGCATTTCTTTTGTGATCAATGCACGTTTTATACATTCTTTAAGATTGATTTAACGCAACATTACAAAACGAAACACAAACTGCAGCCCACACAGAAGCAGTTGCAACCGAAAAATAAAGTCAGACCGGCCGACAAGTCTGGcgattttaaacatatatacgCTTGCGATTTGTGTCTCTTTGAGACGCGTATAAAATCGCATTTGCGACGGCATTATTTGAGTCAGCATCAAGAAGAAGCGACCGAAGTGCAATTACGACCGACAATCG ATGAATCAGCTGTTCTAACGGTACCAGAGATTTCACAGCCTGAATCATCAAAAAAAAGTGGCAAATCATTACGTCCCGACTATCCCAAAGGTTTGAATtgcaaaaagtgttcaaaaacattttattggCGCGAGAAGCTCAAAGATCACTATAGACAGCACGGTCTGGAAGAGAGCAATAACATAGATGCAACAGTTGGTGGCGGTTTGGATATCTCTGGGCCGGGCACAAGTTTACTAAAACACAACACATTTCAATATCATATGCCACAACATGATAGCAACAGCGTAAACAGCATGCTCAACACCAACCTCAGTCACAACAATTACAATAGCAATGTGGATGCGAGTGTGTTGGAGGCACAAGCAATTGTCGATGCAGCCGTAGCGGAGGCACAAGCCGCTTCAATGCAGATTAATTTGCAAATGAATCAACCAGCACCCGACATCATAATGGATATACCGGTAGCGACGACAATTTCCACCACCACAGTGCCAATGGATGCGACGGGCAATGCGAGCGATGTGCATGGCATGCAGCAGCAAGCAGTAAATGTGATGGGCGGCTATGCTTGTCCGCAAATACCTTCGGATGCCATACCGCAAGTGGTTGAGACGGACACAACCATCGATAACAGCGAATTGGATTTTGTTTTTAACGATGCGCTCTTCGAAGATTTCGAAGAAGATGAAAATGAGGACGAAGAGAATGAGGAGGATGACGGCGCAGACTTGCAAGATTTGCTGCTAACAAGTGATGACGATTTCGACGATATGCtgcaggaacaacaacaacagcaacaacttgaTGAGAGCGGTGTGGCTGCCGGTGACGCATCGACGAACAGCAGCACTTATCAGCCATATTGTGTGCACTGCAATAAGAAATACTTAAGTCAATATCAATTCGAAAATCACATGTTCGTGCATCGTG GTTTGGCTCCTTATCGCTGTGAAATGTGCACTAATTTGTACAACACAAAGCGTGCTCTGATTCGTCACTATCGCGCGGTGCATAAACGAATTCCAACGCGGGATATGATTCAGGCTAAGGGTGATAAAg ttgTTGTCGATCATACGCCGATTGAACATTTGAATCTTATTGAACAGAAAG CGGTGACTTTAATGTGCGCGAAATGCCCTTACGAATCGGTGGATCTGCAAGTAATGCAAATGCATTTGAACACCATACACGGCCTTGCTGATG AGAACTACATCTTGCAAA AGTTGCCGTTCGAGTGTCCACGCTGCATACGTTCATATGCGACGAGAGCGCGTCTTATACGACATTTGGAACGCAGTCACTCGGTGGCGActataatacaacaacagcgTATGCCAAATAATACAATGCGaaatcaattacaacaacaacaatcatatataacaataaaagaCAGCGGCAATGCAACGtcaaaaacgacaacaacaacaacagttgcagCATTAACCACACCCTCCATAGCAgtgacaacaacatcaacaacgacAAATTCAAGTTGCG GCCGAGGCATTGAAACGCATTCATATcaatacaactacaacaacagcaacagcgaagGTGACGTTGATGCCAACGATTACGaggttggtgttggtgttgatgGTGGTGATAGCATTGaggacaataacaacaatgatgatgatgatgcacATGCTAGCAAAACatccaaagcaacaacaacagcaaccactaGAGCACATAAATCTAaatcaacaactacaactactagAGCCACAAAAAAATcgacaacaagaaaaacaaccaatacaacaacaattaccagTGCAATTACAAGTGACAACAAAAGCAGTACAACCGAAGCAGTTGAGCAAATACTTGCCTACGATAGCATGTATCATCAATTGAATGCAAGCAACGAGCTATTCGATGAATATGCCTGTGGCATGTGTTCGCAAAGTTGGCGCACAGCAGCCGAGCTGCATGCACACGAATGCATACGTGCGGCTGACAACAGCAACGTCGCCGCCGTTGCCGTGCGCACTGCGGGCGAGAGTGTAGGTCTCATCAATTCGGAACGTTCCCTTTATCTCTTCAAATGTGATATATGCCATTGCAATTACAAGTCCAGTGAATTACTCAAACATCACATGAAACGACATACGGCGCGTAAATTTCGTTGCAATCACTGTCCGAAGACGTACATCAATCGTAGCGAGTTGAAATTCCACCAACTCACGCATACCGGTGAGAAGCCGCACAAGTGTGAGATGTGCCCGAAACAGTTTCGCTATCCGCATCATTTGAAGCGTCATTGCGATGTCGTGCATTTGGGCAAGCGTGCACGCTGTCCGGTGGAGAGTTGCGGCCGCACATTTACGACGCAAGCGCAATTGAAGATACACTCGTGGATACATGACGGCAATGAACCGTACCGCTGCAAGTACTGTAGGGAATCGTTCAAGAAACGCGAGTC TTTACGGAAACATACGCGCCGCATACATAAATGCGATCTAACCGAGGAGGAAATCGCTGAAATCTATCGTCAAAGTGTTGGTCACACCAATCCGCATGACTTCACAGTGTCACTCTCGAATGGACGCATGCTGCGGCGTTCGGATCTTGAATTGGCCGCTCAACGTCCAGACGAATACACCAACGATTTGGCAGCCGAAACGGCAGCAGCCACAGCAGCAGCGGAGGTGGCGGCCGTTAGCATTGTACAAACGGAAATGGACGCTTCCAATGCACTCTCGCCGCTATTGGCATCCAATACACATGATAACATGAATTTGAAATTCGGCATGGGCGTCGAAGAGGAGGATGAGCATGCTGCGGTGTCTCATGTGTCACAGAGCAGCGCCTCATTGTCCACGCACGAGGAAAGCATACACACCTACATTCTACCCGGCATGGAAGAGCACGGGCAGTTGCCGCATTTCAAGCTTGAAAATTCCGGCACATTTTAG